Part of the Salminus brasiliensis chromosome 2, fSalBra1.hap2, whole genome shotgun sequence genome, CATTTCTCCCATACTGATGTTTCTGAAGTCCAGTAACTGAGTTAGCTGTGCTGGTTCACTAATATACAGTGGGcttgtgtgtggaatacaacctatttaAGTAAAACTCACAACTtttccattggctcctggcaccaactATTTGCATACTTGGTGTTGTGATCCCCCCAGGGCTACCTTACTCTATATGTTCACCTGTAATCTATATAGTGTTGTAGCTGCTAAATGTGGTTTCATATTGGCTGGATGCTATAGTGACCACCAAAGCAGAATTATGCCATCAGCATTTGTAAAAATTGTAAATGTTAATATGATAGGTAAAATCTACAAGAGGTTTTCAAACCTGGACGTGGAATCCATCCAAACAACTGCATTAACTAGCGcaagaaaaaaatccaggactgAAACCTGGACTGACAGtcttaatgtaaatgttgtaGTATATTAAAGTATATTAAAGCACATTTCTAATACACTCAGTATATAAATAtggtaatataataataataataataataattgatacTAATTAAGTACACGTATGGCAAAGTTAGCAAACAAGCAGCACTAATAAACAGCCCACTCCAGCCCAGTCACGACATGCGTCACACTTCTCCCTCATCTCAGCTCTAGTCTCATTAACTGCATATTTTCTTCATTCAAATTTGGTTCAAAACACTGTGAGAACACTGACTCCTGACTCCATTATTGTGACCTTAAGCTGTGTCTTTATAAAATATATCCCTGTTCATCAGCTATGGGCTTTTTCAGCAGCTCAGACGAAGCTCAGTGGCTCCCAGGCAGCTTCAGATTACAGCGACTCACCAGTGCAATCCAGAGGACAACATGTTCATCAATAAAGCTGTTGAAGTACTGGTTGAGGAAAAGCAGTCCAGGGCCAATGAAGGCTGTGTCATGCAGGTGAAGTTCACTCCTGGTCATGTGGGCCACCTGGGGAGTGCACACAAAACTGTTAGCAAGTGAACTGTTAATGGTTAGCTTAAAGCAGCTCTGTATGCAGCTCACTGAACAGAACAGTATGTTTGTCTATTGCTTTGAACTGTACTGAACTAAGCGATACTCAGGAGTAACCAGTCCATCGTCAGGAAACCCTTCCTACCCCAATAGGACATTCACGGTTTGCCAATGAGGCTCACCTCATAACCCTGCGATATCAATTTCTCAGATTCCTCATATATTATTTCAAGGGGATATTTGACTTAAGAACCACAACACGAACTAGCGGCAAGCACTGCAAGTGGCTGAGCCAAATGACTGAAGTCTGGATAAGTCAAAGGACCTCAGAGAACCTCAGCAAGGAGGACAGCAGTAGCACTCACCACCAGCTTGTTGGAGATCTTGGCAATGACCATGCCGAAGGTGAGGATGTAGAGGCATGGGTGATGCTCAAACAGTTGGCTGGAGGACTTCTTAAAGATCATGAAGGCCAATGTGAGGATAAGGCCAATGTGCAAGCCAGGTGACAACACGCTGGTGTCCTACAGGAAATCAGAGTACACACAGTCACAAACAGAGTAACGTATAGCTGGTCATCCGTCAAGATGTGTCAAGATCTTCATCTCCACATGGGAAAAATGAGATCACAATAATTTCACACTGGAGTGGTCGAATCCAATGTCCTAGTCCAATTACATTAGCGATATCAAGACCACTTACTGCCACAGTAGAGCCATTTTTGCCCACTCCACCACTCAGGATGACAGAGAAGTAGTTGAAGGTTGAAAGCAGAAATCCTCCGATGATGCCCATAATTGGCAAGGTCTGCAACCTAATGCCGAGCACAGGCAACTACAACCAAGTAAACAAAACATTTCATTGGAAAGACAGTTTAAACAACCCCTCTTTCTAGTTTCTCATCTCTAAAGCTGTGAAAAGAGGTAATGGTTCCGTCATCAACCAGACGTCTTGGAGTGTGAGCAATAAGAGAGAGGTTCAGGTTAACTGATGCAGTGAGGGGGCCTGATAGGATGCCGTAGGCAAAGCCTTAAACACTCATTTTCACACTGACCTTCATTCATCAAGTAGCTTAGAGTAAAATTTTTTTGTTATTCAGGAATTTCATCTATAGCATTCAAACTCACATCCAAGTCAAACTGTGTGTAACACTTCATCTGCAGTTAACCCATCAAAATCACtgtcaatattttttttgtgtacATACAGACATGTATATGTGCATGCAGAAACAGTGCTGTCTGGGAGCTACCTTATTGTATTGCTGTATAAAAGATAAGTACAAGATTTATGTTCTTGCAGGACACACTATGTTTTTTAACCCACAAGTGAGCCTCTTTTTGCAGGATGTGCACAAATTGCAGCTTGCCTCCTGTAGATTACATGCAAATAAAGGATTTGACGCATGACATGTGCAaacagtgtgttaatgaggaACTTGCGAGCAGACACTTTTCTGCACACTAAAAATGACTCATCAGTTGCGCTCGAAACTTCTCTATTTTTATGTCTACAGCTGATACAGACGTTTACAGCTATCTGGTGAATCCGACACAGAGTAGCTAGTACAATGTTTAGTGTGTTATGTGCTCATTTCTAAGCAAATTCAaggaataaaataaaaggatCTTCCCAGGCAAGATATGCTTTCTGATTGCATGCTTATTGGTTAATGCTTTTTCATAAGATCACAAGAGTGTCTGCGAGTGCGTTTAACAGACCTGCAGACTGCATAAAGTAATAGTATACATATGTGTACATACCGTGGTCTCCCAAAGACTCACTCCTCCAAAGGCTGACATCACATACATAATTATGATGGCAATCTGAACCTCTGTCACATCAACACTGGGGAAAAAACAAAGTAAGGtaaaacactgaacatttaTTTTATCTCTACACAAATCTTGGAGATTAAGTAATTATAATACACAAGCTAATTCACACATGAACATAAGTCAGCACTATAACTTACAACTATAACTTCGGCACTACAtctgcttaaaatattaagatCTCAGTTtggcctttctttgtttttgttccacATACTCACCTATTTGACATATGTACTAATATAAGGCTAAAGTTTATTACAGTGTTCCCACAGGTCTGAAGCAAATTGGAGGATCACCCTGGTAGTTCGGGGGTATATGAATGTTATCGCTGtccaatgcaaaaaaaaatacatgcatCTGCAAAATGGTGAGCTTACAGGAGAATGTaaaaatgctcttaactttgaatgagTCAATGTGAAATAAGAGTTTATGCCAAgaaatttagagcatttctattggtccattcatccagacttacttacacagtgtacagagatGTTATAGcttggagaaaactaaaaacggacataAATGGAGCcacgtttttcattggacagcagcgatatatggATAACAAAACCTTGAGTAATTTATCAAGTAAATGAATGTTAAACCTTTTATGTTTTTGGAGATTAGTGGGTAGCAACACCACCTTCCTACAGTTCTATAGAACTGTGTGGGGGCACTGTATTCAGTGTTGTGTCTGAGGTTTGAAACTGAACACTGTGTACTGTATTTTCACTTCTTATGTACTCACATGCCGAAACGGAGTGTTCCAGACACATACGTCTGCCAGTGTGCACAGAAGAACATGAACATGCCCACGAAGCCGCAAAAGAACATCCAGTTTGGGTGAGCACCGATTCCAGCAGATATACATGTCCCCACAGCAACAAACACTGCAAAGAGGACAAAAGAAGACTGAGAACAAATCACAGGTAAAGAGCAACATCCAAAGAAGCCTACCTACAAACAGGCTGCACacaatttggaaaaaaaagtattttcaaGCTGGTATATTGAGGTCGGCCTCAGTTCAAACCCTTTCTTCTCCTACTCATAACTACAAACCTCACATATCTGTTTCATCgtttgtagttactgaatcttcTACTGTACATAACTTTGCTATAATAAAGTAACTATGCAATAATAGCTTAATATAAACAGTGGGGGTTCATTACTGatatttattattagattttgAGGCAACCAAGAcactaaaaaaaactaattaacaagaaaaaaaacaggtcTGCAAAGGAAGGACCATATGGCTGTCTGTTCTCTACCTCATGGATCAGGTTTTCCTCATCTGTTTTTGGCTTAACCGTATTTTCCTTAAAAGCTGTCTAACCTCACCACAGTGTTTTTGTCGAGATGAAACATGAATATGATGCGACGGTTCAAAAACAGAAACAGGGTCTGCATCATAAATGGTCAACAAACAAAACACTCTGAGCACGAAAgcctgagagaaagagacagagatacTTAAAGAGATTTTAAAAAGTAGTTTGTACCTGTAGAGACAGCATCACAGCCGTGGTCAAAGAGCTCCCCCAGTGCGGAGCTACTGTTGGTTCTCCGCGCTTGCTTTCCGTCTATGGCATCCAGTGATTGGTAGATAAAGAGGCCTAAGGCGCTGAGAATAAAGGCCCATGCTGGAGCCTAGAGAGACAAAGGGAGACATGAACAGAGATTACTGTAAAAACCAAAGGACTGGTGTATACCTACATCAGATACAGCTGAAAGTACAGTGTTATGCAAAAGTGTGGGCACTCCTGACACAAAATGACACATTCTGGGTTTTGTTCTTTCAATTGacaagtagtaaacacagcctctgacATGAGGACACATTAATACAGCTATCAGTTCAGCTACATGgccatttgtttgtgtgtgtgtgtattctatAGCATGTGCCAGCTAATAAAATTTTATTACTTTAACTATCCGTTTTATGTAcaaatttttattaattaaaggttgcacagacacgcacacacacacacatgcacaattCTGCTCATAAAAGGCTTTGTAAGAACCCAACAACTGATGGGCTGAAAGCAGGGTGCTGTGCAGGGGTTAAGCACTGAGAGGAGAAGGGGCCGCTGTACTGGAGTACTGGAACAGAGCCCggcacaacataaacacaaagcAGTTTTATGAAAAGCAGCTGACTTGTTTACCAGTCCGTGCTGATGCTCCCTAGCCAAATCAAATACAAGCACAAAGACACACTCTCTGTACGGGGTGAATCACACAATCAGTTATCATCTCAAAATAACGCTGAATCTGTGAATGGGAGGACGCAGTGAGGAGCTCATTTCGGTTCACTGAAACAGCATTGGAGGAAATTAGCAGAATGTTTAGGTGAAGCTGGACTACTGCATTAACAGTCCTGCAACAT contains:
- the chpt1 gene encoding cholinephosphotransferase 1, producing the protein MPRWPWPEPLSAAQLRRLEEHKYSAAGRSLFEPPCQIYWNWLVLQVPTWVAPNTLTITGLVINIITTVILVYYCPTGTEEAPAWAFILSALGLFIYQSLDAIDGKQARRTNSSSALGELFDHGCDAVSTVFVAVGTCISAGIGAHPNWMFFCGFVGMFMFFCAHWQTYVSGTLRFGIVDVTEVQIAIIIMYVMSAFGGVSLWETTLPVLGIRLQTLPIMGIIGGFLLSTFNYFSVILSGGVGKNGSTVADTSVLSPGLHIGLILTLAFMIFKKSSSQLFEHHPCLYILTFGMVIAKISNKLVVAHMTRSELHLHDTAFIGPGLLFLNQYFNSFIDEHVVLWIALILSLVDLTRYCTGVCLQIASHLRIQVFSITPQGNAHKD